One Helianthus annuus cultivar XRQ/B chromosome 12, HanXRQr2.0-SUNRISE, whole genome shotgun sequence genomic region harbors:
- the LOC118484838 gene encoding uncharacterized protein LOC118484838 has protein sequence MADYFVEDPKYNEDIFRHRFRMSKRLFLKIVSDVEENDPWFVEAPDARGRKGFTPLQKVTSAIKQLATGNTPDENDEYLHMAERTSRECLEYFCDTVCKIYGPEFLRRPTSHDMALLYQAHEEKHHLPGMFGSLDCTHFVWRFCPTEKFKRQHEAARKDVERAFGVLKGKWGVLSRPMRARSVKKIRNVVYTCIILHNMILKDDGKAIAPVHIRDPPVEPALDDTVLGELLNEDTHWRLKHDLIDHLASQDLPHLLADSDED, from the exons atggcgGATTATTTTGTCGAAGACCCGAAGTACAACGAAGATATCTTTCGGCATAGGTTCCGTATGTCGAAacgtttgtttctaaaaattgtGTCCGATGTGGAAGAGAACGACCCGTGGTTTGTAGAGGCCCCCGATGCGCGAGGTAGGAAGGGCTTTACGCCCTTGCAAAAGGTGACATCGGCTATTAAACAGCTCGCAACTGGAAACACTCCAGACGAGAACGACGAGTACTTGCATATGGCCGAAAGAACTTCCCGCGAGTGCCTAGAATATTTTTGTGACACGGTTTGCAAAATATATGGTCCAGAGTTCTTACGTAGACCGACAAGCCACGACATGGCACTTTTATACCAAGCTCATGAGGAAAAACATCACCTTCCAGGTATGTTCGGTAGCCTTGATTGCACCCATTTCGTTTGGCGTTTTTGTCCGACAGA GAAATTCAAGAGGCAACATGAGGCGGCAAGAAAAGACGtcgaacgggcttttggtgttttgaagGGGAAATGGGGTGTATTGAGTCGACCGATGCGAGCAAGATCGGTTAAAAAAATTAGGAATGTCGTGTACACGTgtattattttacacaacatgattttgaaagacgATGGAAAGGCGATAGCACCGGTGCACATTCGGGATCCTCCGGTCGAGCCGgctctagacgatacggtgctGGGCGAGTTGTTGAATGAAGACACCCATTGGAGACTCAAACACGATCTCATAGATCATCTCGCAAGTCAAGATTTACCCCATCTTTTGGCCGATTCCGACGAAGACTAG